One part of the Anaeromyxobacter sp. Fw109-5 genome encodes these proteins:
- a CDS encoding blue (type 1) copper domain-containing protein yields the protein MRGATWGPLIAALVACGGGSSYGGGGTSTDGTPDGTPAANPGGSSVITIQGNAFSPLRLEVTPGGTVTVRNLDDMVHSVTSEGAPGTFRPGAASGVSFDTGLFTGVTTFTIPANAPVGASVPYYCSSHLQTMVTPTGEIAIVATPANPSGTPATPSTPGGSPGPYDTE from the coding sequence ATGCGCGGGGCGACGTGGGGACCGCTGATCGCGGCGCTGGTGGCATGCGGGGGCGGGTCGTCGTACGGGGGTGGGGGGACGTCCACGGACGGCACGCCGGACGGAACGCCCGCCGCCAATCCGGGCGGTTCGTCCGTCATCACCATCCAGGGCAACGCGTTCAGCCCTCTTCGGCTCGAGGTGACCCCCGGCGGCACCGTGACGGTGCGGAACCTCGACGACATGGTGCACTCGGTGACGAGCGAGGGCGCTCCCGGCACGTTCCGCCCGGGCGCGGCGAGCGGCGTCTCGTTCGACACCGGCCTCTTCACCGGCGTGACGACGTTCACGATCCCGGCGAACGCGCCGGTCGGCGCGAGCGTCCCGTACTACTGCTCGTCCCACCTGCAGACGATGGTGACCCCGACCGGCGAGATCGCGATCGTGGCCACGCCCGCGAACCCCTCCGGCACGCCGGCGACGCCGTCGACGCCGGGCGGCTCCCCGGGCCCGTACGACACGGAGTGA